Genomic DNA from Nitratidesulfovibrio vulgaris str. Hildenborough:
CGTTCGCGTTCGACACACGACGCGGCATCACGCGCCTCACGCAGTACGGCGTCCATCACCACCCCAGCAGGGTCTTGCGGCGCACATCGGCCTCACCCTGCACGCCCAATGCCCCGGTCAACAGCGTTCCCTGACGCCCACGCGCCCTCAACGCCGCCTTGCGGGCCTCTTCGCGGCCCCTCTCGATGGCCTCGGCCTCCTCCTGTCCCGACTCGTCGACCACCGGCGGTGCCGGGGGCGCGGGTGGGGTATACGACTTGCCGCCTCCGCCCATGTCATGCTCCTTGCCTGCGGGCCGATGCCTCGGCCCCGTCCGTTCTGCCGTCACGCCACCGACCGCTTCGGTGTGCGTCACGTGAACGGGCCTACCACTCCCATCTGGCGGAAATGGACGGAGTGCGGGTGGGCGAGGGGTCGGAACATGTTCCCGGCATGGTGTCAGGCGGGTGGACGGGGCAGAGACACAAGAGGAGGACAGGCGGCGAGGCATGGGTGCACACGGATGACACCACGGAGGGTACCAGTGCGAAATGACTCGGGGAGGGCCGTACCTCGCCGTGCAGGCAGGAGACGAGTCACGGGGCGATGCGGGATTGGATCAAGGAAGCCGGATTACGCTGCAAAACGATGCCACATGCGGCAGGGAAAGGCGGCGTACCGTCGCAAGACCGGGTCATGTCCGCGAAGGGCCGCAAGACGGGGTACCCTGCCACACCGCCCCGGATGAGACGGTGGCCCTGTACCGCATGCAAAAAAACGAGCATGAATATGTTTTCATGCTCGTCACAGCACCCCCAGAACCTAGCCGGACGGTCAACAACGGGCACTGACAGGGCCCGCAACATCGCAAGGGCGGGCAGATGACCGGAAAAGCCCTGTCCGTATGACTTTTCACGAACGTGAATCTCGTCTATGCTCAACTATTGAGGGGGAAACGAGATGCGTATGGATGCCGTGTCGACCACTGCGAAAAGTGGCCCGGAACGTCGCGCCTGCTACCGGGTGGACGCGCCCGCGGGCTTTTTACGCGAAGTGGCCCTGTGGCTACGCCCGAACATGGGAACCAGTGCAATCGTGACGCTGGACTGCCTTGGCGCGCCCGATTTCGTGGCATCAAGTGAACTGCACGGGGTGCGCCTCGAAGACGTCTCGACACGCGGTCTCGGTTTTTCATTCGTCCCGCAGGTCCTTCCCGGAGGGGAGCAGTTGCGGAACCGGTCGCTTTATGTCTACATCAAATTGCATTCGCCTGCCGTGAACCGCGAGAATCCTCGCTACTGTCTCTTCCTCGGGGCACGGGCGGTGCATCTGGCGCAACACGGAGACAGGCTGCATATGGGGCTGCGCATCACGCAACGCGGCACCCCCGAACGCACCTCCAAGGCCATACGCATGTTCGACGTGGCCCGCTTCGGCGTTCGTGAACTCACACGCTGGTGCGACGATATGACCCGCATGGGACGCGGCATGCTGCCACCCGCAACACCGGGGCTCGACATGGAGCAACTTCTTTCGGAAATCGCAGATCAGGGTGCCTCATGCAGGGCATCCGACGACAAACGCTAGCCAACGGTCGCAGGCATGTTCATCATAATCGGTCTCGTCGTCGTCTTCGGCTCCATCATCGGGGGCTACCTGATAGCCAACGGCAACCTCGCCGTGCTCGTGCAGCCCGCAGAAATGATCATCATCCTCGGCGCCGCCATGGGGGCCTTCCTCGCGTCGCAAACCAAGTACACGCTTGGGCTGGTCATCAAGAACATCAAGCACATCTTCGGCGACCCCGGCATGAACAAGGCCCGCTACCTTGAGACGCTGGCGCTGCTCAACTCGCTGTTCTCGAAGATGCATCGCGAAGGTGTCATCAGCATCGAGCAGGACATCGAAAAGCCCGAATCGAGCGCCATCTTCACGAAGTACCCTTCCATCTCCAAGGACAAGCATATCGTGCACTTCATAGGTGACACGCTGCGCGTCTACCTCACCACCGGCGACCCCAGCGACATCGAAAGCCTCATGAAGATCGACATGGAGTCGATGCACGAAGAGGAGATGGTGGCGCCGGGGGCCGTGAACCGCATGGCTGAATCGTTGCCCGGCATGGGTATCGTCGCCGCCGTTCTGGGCGTCGTGCTCACCATGGGCATGATCAACGAACCGCCCGAAATCCTCGGCCACCACATCGGCGCGGCCCTCGTCGGCACATTCGTGGGTATTCTCTTCTGCTACGGCATCTTCGGCCCCATGGCCGCGAAACTGGAGAACCACGCCCACGAGATGCACGCCTACTACAACGTCATCAAGGAAGGCGTGGCAGCCGCCATACGCGGTTCCACGCCTATCATCGCCGTGGAATACGGCAGACGCGCCATTCCGCACGCCTTCCGTCCCACGTTCGCCGAAATGGAAGAAAAGCTGAAGGGCTGATGCCCTGAAGCACCAAGGAGACTGGCATGGGTGGCGGCAAGGGTGGCGGTTCATGGAAGGTGGCCTACGCCGACTTCGTGACGGCGATGATGGCCTTCTTTCTGCTCATGTGGATTCTCAACATGACGTCAAAGGAGACCAAGGAAGGCCTTGCAGGGTATTTTTCAAGCGACGCGGCCAAGATGCAGTCGAACAACGTCTCGCCGGTGGCCAACAACCCCTTCGTGCAGAGTACCGACAAACTCGACACCCGCGACTTCAAGATCACCGAAGTCGAACGCTCGCACTATGCCATCGCCCAGAAACTGCGGCAGATGCTCATGGCGGATGCCACGCCCCAGAGTGCCAGCGGCATCAGTGCCGACGACGTGGGCGTCCAGCTTCGCGTCAACTCCGACATCATGTACGCCCCCGGTTCCGCAGAACTTGCCCCCGAAGGAGCCAAGGTTCTTGATGATGTGATCCGCATCCTCAAGGAATACAACCTGTACCTCGTGGTTCGGGGGCATACCGACAGCGGCGAACCCCGCAACAGCATCTACCCCTCCAACTGGGAACTCTCCGGTGCCCGCGCCGCAGCTGCCGTGCGGTACATCATCACCCACGGCGAGATCAAACCGACCCGCCTGCGCAGCATCGCCTA
This window encodes:
- the motA gene encoding flagellar motor stator protein MotA, producing MFIIIGLVVVFGSIIGGYLIANGNLAVLVQPAEMIIILGAAMGAFLASQTKYTLGLVIKNIKHIFGDPGMNKARYLETLALLNSLFSKMHREGVISIEQDIEKPESSAIFTKYPSISKDKHIVHFIGDTLRVYLTTGDPSDIESLMKIDMESMHEEEMVAPGAVNRMAESLPGMGIVAAVLGVVLTMGMINEPPEILGHHIGAALVGTFVGILFCYGIFGPMAAKLENHAHEMHAYYNVIKEGVAAAIRGSTPIIAVEYGRRAIPHAFRPTFAEMEEKLKG
- a CDS encoding OmpA/MotB family protein, with translation MGGGKGGGSWKVAYADFVTAMMAFFLLMWILNMTSKETKEGLAGYFSSDAAKMQSNNVSPVANNPFVQSTDKLDTRDFKITEVERSHYAIAQKLRQMLMADATPQSASGISADDVGVQLRVNSDIMYAPGSAELAPEGAKVLDDVIRILKEYNLYLVVRGHTDSGEPRNSIYPSNWELSGARAAAAVRYIITHGEIKPTRLRSIAYADTRPLEPNTSPDSRAKNRRVEFYFHRPEVMSYSVVY